The Acidimicrobiales bacterium genome includes a window with the following:
- a CDS encoding AI-2E family transporter produces the protein MVDAGLDRQGEGRGWRGAAEDAWRLLGIGLLLVGAFLLFMRLRVVMLPLFVGGLLATLVAPFADWQRRRGMPAGLAALVAVFGVVVAVLALTVGSVSLAVSDTDEISESVSESADQLADWLVDGPADLDRKDVEQARDDLGDEAGDAARRWARGGGLAKSTTTALEVLAGSVLAVLVGFFLVKDQRRLGASALGLWPEARRERVRATSRAGVEGLRGYLKGCLLLGLVEGTIIGGAVALLASPSMGAPIAVLTLIAAFVPIVGAIVAGVLAVLVTLAEGGLVAAAAVAVVALVVQQLDNDVLAPVILGRTTQLHPLVVLVAVTAGGALAGLAGAFVAVPLTAAVTAMVTTWRAAPASDASPSPPTSPPTGATASAPT, from the coding sequence ATGGTCGACGCAGGACTGGATCGCCAGGGCGAGGGCCGTGGGTGGCGTGGCGCGGCCGAGGACGCCTGGCGTCTGCTCGGCATCGGCCTGCTGCTGGTCGGGGCGTTCCTCCTGTTCATGCGGCTGCGGGTGGTGATGCTGCCGCTGTTCGTGGGTGGCCTGCTGGCGACGTTGGTGGCGCCCTTCGCCGACTGGCAGCGTCGCCGGGGCATGCCGGCCGGCCTCGCTGCCCTCGTCGCGGTGTTCGGCGTGGTGGTGGCGGTGCTGGCGCTCACCGTCGGGTCGGTGTCGCTGGCGGTCAGCGACACCGACGAGATATCGGAGAGCGTGAGCGAGAGCGCCGACCAGCTCGCCGACTGGCTGGTCGACGGCCCCGCCGACCTCGACCGCAAGGACGTCGAGCAGGCCCGCGACGACCTCGGCGACGAGGCCGGCGACGCCGCCCGCCGCTGGGCCCGGGGCGGTGGGCTGGCCAAGAGCACCACCACGGCGCTGGAGGTGCTGGCGGGGTCGGTTCTGGCGGTGCTGGTGGGGTTCTTCCTGGTCAAGGACCAGCGGCGGTTGGGCGCGTCGGCGTTGGGCCTGTGGCCCGAGGCCCGCCGGGAGCGGGTGCGGGCGACCAGCCGGGCCGGGGTCGAGGGCCTGCGCGGCTACCTGAAGGGCTGCCTGCTGCTGGGCCTGGTGGAGGGCACCATCATCGGCGGCGCGGTGGCGCTGCTGGCGTCGCCGTCGATGGGTGCGCCGATCGCCGTGCTGACGTTGATCGCCGCCTTCGTGCCGATCGTCGGGGCGATCGTGGCCGGCGTCCTGGCGGTCCTGGTGACCCTGGCGGAGGGCGGGCTGGTGGCCGCGGCGGCGGTCGCCGTCGTCGCCCTGGTGGTGCAGCAGCTCGACAACGACGTCCTGGCACCCGTCATCCTCGGTCGGACGACGCAGCTGCACCCGCTGGTGGTCCTGGTGGCGGTCACCGCGGGAGGGGCACTGGCGGGGCTGGCGGGGGCCTTCGTCGCCGTGCCGCTCACCGCCGCGGTCACCGCCATGGTCACCACCTGGCGGGCGGCGCCGGCCTCCGACGCGTCGCCCTCACCCCCGACCTCACCCCCGACCGGCGCCACTGCCTCGGCGCCGACATAG
- a CDS encoding FtsX-like permease family protein, translated as MIVVLALVLPLVGVMVFDLVRRRSLRRMALRNIVRRPVEALLVVGGAALGTAIITSAFVVGDTFDTSIRDIARTDYGPVDEVVETDDVAQVGWLASLVGDEDDSRLHVDGVMPLVWAPAAVAAGDTSDTARAEPQISVAEMDFDAGRAFGGDITATGLADAGATPEGSETVLNEHLAEELEVGEGDTVEVFAYGETRSFTVRDVLPQVGLAGYVGMYVAPGTIAELAGTIAAGNDGTPPVGEVLVSNDGGVFDGATRTDSVVSALERRLGDDTLNVRPVKQDLLDDARDSGAEVRELFTVMGVFSALVGVLLLVNLFVMLAEERKAELGMLRAVGMKRNHLVRLFGLEGGLYSLVAAVLGALGGIAVGKVLVLATESVIAADDDLTFVFDAKPSSLVTGALIGLVISLLTVWGTSTRIARLNVIRAIRDLPEPAVRRTSILKLLLSGVGVLTGLVLTNAGISGNAPTPTFIGPALALGSAVPLFSLLLPRRGVMAVAGALSGLWAIVAVAVVPDVFDDAGIDMFVAQGVVLVAAAVALVSQADRAWAWVADRLADRGASVVGRLAVAYPLARRVRTGILLAMFSLVIFTMTFMSAISDANLAQAPAMARDASAGWDLWVDSSPTNPLPAATVERDDDVTATATLLRGFADLTVRPAGSDDRSEASGEEAWPVTGYDESWLTAGVPELTERLDRFPDDRAALEAVASDPTLAVATDQLLEGDGPPGGATIELGDTVTAVDPGSGRERTFTLAAFVDVDWNGNGLMIGRDAAGELLGDNAVDNRMYVSVADGADPEAVSERLTAEGIAYGADASTFVAAVEEEMEEMQGFMRLLQGYLGLGLLIGILGLGVVMVRAVRERRRQIGMLRAIGFSARVVRRAFLAEAGFVAVQGIVLGIGLGLVVSYQMLQSDVMGDPLPFTVPWLAVAVLLLVPGAAAMLAALAPAAQASRIQPAAALRIAE; from the coding sequence CCCGCACCGACTACGGCCCGGTCGACGAGGTGGTCGAGACCGACGACGTCGCCCAGGTCGGCTGGCTGGCAAGCCTCGTCGGTGACGAGGACGACTCGCGGCTCCACGTCGACGGCGTGATGCCGCTGGTGTGGGCCCCGGCCGCGGTAGCCGCGGGCGACACGAGCGACACCGCCCGCGCCGAGCCCCAGATCAGCGTGGCCGAGATGGACTTCGACGCCGGCCGCGCCTTCGGCGGTGACATCACGGCGACCGGCCTCGCCGACGCCGGCGCCACCCCCGAGGGCAGCGAAACGGTGCTCAACGAGCACCTCGCGGAGGAGCTGGAGGTCGGCGAGGGCGACACCGTCGAGGTCTTCGCGTACGGCGAGACCAGGAGCTTCACCGTGCGCGACGTGCTGCCCCAGGTCGGCCTGGCCGGCTACGTCGGCATGTACGTGGCGCCCGGCACCATCGCCGAGCTGGCCGGCACCATCGCCGCCGGCAACGACGGGACACCGCCCGTCGGCGAGGTGCTGGTCTCCAACGACGGCGGTGTGTTCGACGGCGCCACCCGCACCGACTCGGTGGTCAGCGCCCTGGAGCGGCGGCTCGGCGACGACACCCTGAACGTCCGCCCGGTGAAGCAGGACCTGCTCGACGACGCCCGGGACAGCGGCGCCGAGGTGCGCGAGCTGTTCACCGTGATGGGCGTCTTCAGCGCCCTCGTCGGTGTGCTGCTGCTGGTGAACCTGTTCGTGATGCTGGCCGAGGAGCGCAAGGCCGAGCTGGGCATGCTCCGGGCCGTCGGCATGAAGCGCAACCACCTCGTGCGGCTGTTCGGCCTCGAGGGCGGCCTCTACTCGCTGGTCGCCGCGGTGCTGGGCGCGCTCGGGGGCATCGCCGTCGGCAAGGTGCTGGTGCTCGCCACCGAGAGCGTCATCGCCGCCGACGACGACCTCACCTTCGTCTTCGACGCCAAGCCGTCGAGCCTGGTGACCGGCGCCCTGATCGGGCTGGTCATCTCGCTGCTGACCGTGTGGGGCACCAGCACCCGCATCGCCCGCCTCAACGTCATCCGGGCGATCCGCGACCTGCCCGAGCCGGCCGTCCGCCGCACGTCGATCCTGAAGCTCCTGCTCTCCGGGGTGGGTGTGTTGACGGGCCTGGTGCTCACCAACGCCGGCATCAGCGGGAACGCCCCCACGCCCACGTTCATCGGCCCGGCACTGGCGCTCGGCTCGGCGGTGCCGCTGTTCAGCCTGCTGCTCCCCCGCCGGGGCGTGATGGCCGTGGCCGGAGCGCTGTCGGGGCTGTGGGCGATCGTCGCCGTGGCCGTCGTGCCCGACGTGTTCGACGACGCCGGCATCGACATGTTCGTCGCCCAGGGCGTGGTGCTGGTGGCCGCGGCTGTCGCCCTGGTGTCGCAGGCCGATCGGGCCTGGGCGTGGGTCGCCGACCGCCTGGCCGACCGGGGCGCCAGTGTCGTCGGACGGCTCGCCGTCGCCTACCCGCTGGCCCGACGGGTGCGCACCGGCATCCTCCTGGCGATGTTCTCGCTGGTCATCTTCACGATGACGTTCATGTCGGCGATCAGCGACGCCAACCTGGCCCAGGCGCCGGCGATGGCCCGGGACGCCTCCGCCGGCTGGGACCTGTGGGTCGACTCGTCGCCCACCAACCCGCTGCCCGCCGCGACGGTGGAGCGGGACGACGACGTCACCGCCACCGCCACGCTCCTGCGAGGCTTCGCCGACCTCACCGTGAGGCCGGCCGGCAGCGACGACCGGAGCGAGGCGAGCGGCGAGGAAGCCTGGCCCGTGACCGGCTACGACGAGTCGTGGCTGACGGCCGGCGTCCCCGAGCTGACCGAACGCCTCGACCGCTTCCCCGACGACCGGGCGGCCCTGGAGGCGGTGGCCTCGGACCCGACCCTCGCCGTCGCCACCGACCAGCTGCTCGAAGGCGACGGCCCACCCGGTGGGGCGACCATTGAGCTCGGCGACACGGTGACCGCCGTCGACCCCGGCAGCGGCCGGGAGCGCACCTTCACGCTGGCGGCGTTCGTCGACGTCGACTGGAACGGGAACGGCCTGATGATCGGCCGGGACGCGGCCGGTGAGCTGCTGGGCGACAACGCCGTCGACAACCGCATGTACGTGTCGGTGGCCGACGGCGCCGACCCCGAGGCCGTGTCGGAGCGGCTCACCGCCGAGGGGATCGCCTACGGCGCCGACGCCAGCACCTTCGTCGCCGCCGTAGAGGAGGAGATGGAGGAGATGCAGGGCTTCATGCGGCTCCTGCAGGGCTACCTGGGCCTCGGGTTGCTGATCGGCATCCTCGGCCTGGGCGTGGTGATGGTGCGGGCGGTGCGCGAGCGGCGCCGGCAGATCGGCATGCTGCGGGCGATCGGCTTCTCGGCCCGGGTGGTGCGGCGGGCCTTCCTCGCCGAGGCCGGGTTCGTGGCCGTCCAGGGCATCGTGCTCGGCATCGGCCTGGGGCTGGTGGTGTCGTACCAGATGCTGCAGAGCGACGTGATGGGCGACCCGCTCCCCTTCACCGTGCCGTGGCTGGCGGTCGCCGTCCTGCTCCTGGTGCCGGGCGCCGCGGCGATGCTGGCCGCCCTCGCCCCCGCCGCCCAGGCGTCCCGCATCCAACCGGCGGCCGCCCTCCGCATCGCCGAGTAG